One Parashewanella spongiae genomic window, GGGACATTCTTCTTGTATATCACAGCTGTTAAGCATCACTTAATGAAATTGCTTTGAACATGGATGAAACATCCAAGGATGTAGACTTGTAATATGATAATTAAATCTAATAAATTCAGCTTATTAAAATATAAGAATGGACATAGTAAGTAATGGTTATGGTAGTTTTTTAAGGCAAGTGGCGGCAGTGATGTGGACGTTTTGTGGTCATTAAAAGAGAAAAAGGGCTTAGCGTTTCCGCTAAGCCCTTGTTTTAATTGGTGGAGGCGGCGGGACTTGAACCCGCGTCCAGAAAGCCTACATCCTTTTCAAGTCAACTTAAAACAATCACTTAGCTGATTTTATTAACTTTTATTGACGGTATTCAATGGTATTCAATGTATGTTAATGAGGAATGCCGCCACTTTGCCGCCACTTTTTTGCTTTACAAAATTGCTTTTGGATTCAGGTCTAGCAGACTTATATTTCATCCAATTAGATTGTGCAATGAAAACCATTCGTTTTAGTCTTAATTAGATAAGAGAAACTTTTCTCCTTTAAATACCTTAACAGGATTACCACGTTGAAGCTCCCAATGTTGCTGCCATCGAGTTTTATCTTGTTGTGACATGGCCTCGTGTTTTGCCAATTCTAATTTTTGAGATATTAATGCTTTTGCTAAACGTTTATTAGAGTGCTGGCTCCGTTCACTTTCAACTCGCACCGATATACCTGTTGCAGTGTGTGTTGCTCTTACAGCCGAATCCGTTGTATTTACGTGCTGCCCGCCTGCGCCGGAAGATCTACATGCTTGATAAGTGATTGCATTATCGAGATCTATATCATTTACTTCATAAACTTGACCGCTAAAGAACCAGTTTTTCCGTTTATGTTTGGGACGATATTTGCTTTGGCATACCCATAACATCGCACCTTGCCATGATTGAGCGAATTGTTTAGCAATTTCTTTTGGTACTGAATCAAACTGCATCAATACCGATTTGAAACAGCCACTTTCTTGTGCAGATATTACTTCCACTAAGTTAAATTGGACTTTTTTATCACTGCATTGCTTCTGAATTAACTTAATCGCTAATCCTACAGCTTTGCAACACTCAGTCGGTCCTTGCCCAGCCGAAAGTTGTAATAAAATCATGCTGAACAATCTCCATTGGTTTTAAAAGTTAATACAGGACGTAATTTAGCAACGACTTCAATTAGTCCAGCATCAACCATATCACTGATAACAGATTCACATTTTTTGTAAGCTTGAGGTGCCTCATCATATAGAAGCTCTTTGTTGCCACAAATAACACGGCTACCTAAAGCCGTACGGTACAAGTCTTCGCGCTTATATTTATTACTAAGCCGCCCCTGACATTCTCCACGTTTCCATTTACGACCCGCACCATGCGCAAGAGAAAACAAATTAGTAGATTGAGAGGCATTTGGGTTCCTAAGTGGCTTAACTAAATAACTATAATCTCCACGTGAACCGGGTATCACGACAAAGCCATTATCGCTTGGTGTTGCACCTTTGCGATGCAACCAGCCATCAGTATCATCAATGCATTTTGGTGAAACTAAGTTGTGGTTAACATCTAAGGAGCAATGTCCTTGAGTTCTTATGGCTTCCATAAATCGCTTGGCTATTAACTCTCGGTTAAGTTCAGCCCAACTCACAGCCTCATCGTGTTTAGCTAAATATTCCTGAAAATCACTACTTCCAATTATCAATCCATTATGATTATGCAAAGAGATATGCTCCATCAGAATGGATTGTCCGAATCCTCTTGAGCCTGAATGCACTAATAGTTGAAGCTGCCTAGGATTCAGCTTTAGTAAATCTATTGATTCTTGACAGAAAACTTCATCTATTGCTTGAAACTCAGCAAAATGATTTCCGCCACCAATAGTACCTAATGCGTGATCAAAGCCATCAGTTTTGATGTTTTTTTCATATTTACGGGTTTCAACCGTCGCTGACCAGCTATCTTCTAACGGTTGCTCAATGTGTCCAAACCGTTTAGACAACTTGTCTAAGTTCAATTTGCTTACTTTGGTTGATGTCTGCCATAGAGACATACCACAGCCAATATCATTACCTACTAAAGCTGGGTAAACTTTACGAGTGTTGAAAAATGCTGCACCGATTGGGTAGCCTCTTCCAGGATGCAAATCTGGCATACCAGCGACGCAGTGCATTCCATCAAGTTCAGAGGTTTTAATTAGTTGTTGTATCGCTAGCCCTTCTATCCACGTATCTTCAGACGCAATTAGGCTAACGTTATCAGTTAAATTTTGGACGGATTTGCCCATAGTACCAATTCCTATTCTTTAAGGATTTAATCGTAAAACGAATTGGCAGGTCTTAATTGAACAGTATAAATACTGGAAATAATCGAAATGCAGCTTTGCTGGAAAGCTAAAGAAATAGAATAGCTTCCTGCTACTTAGCGAATTAGACCCGCAAAGGATAATGTTAAATTTTTCATGATTGATACTCCTCCACAGTTAGTTGATGATTGAATTACGAGCGCATGCATGATAGTTAATTGGAAAATGGAAATCAATAGTGTTTTCAAATTAGGTTATTTTTTAATATTCTTTATCAACTTTGGAAGCATCACAGTTTTAAATACATCTAAGTGACTACTTCCGCCATTATATTCATAAACTTGCCAACGGGTTCTTGCTAATAGCATCCTCTAAATGAGTAGGTGCGAAGTGTGCATAGCGCATAGTGTCTTTGATATCTGAGTGACCTAAAATTTCTTTCAGCACCAAAATATTTCCACCATTCATCATGAAATGACTGGCAAAGGTATGACGAAGGACGTGTGTCATTTGTCCCTCAGGTAGGATTATTTTTGCTCGTTTTACCGCTTCTTGAAATGACTTTCTGCAAGGTCTAAATAGCTGGCCTCTTGCTCTTGGAAGCTCATTTGCTAGTTCATCAGAAATAGGAACGGTTCGATTCTTTTTACCTTTGGTTTTGGTAAAGGTAATTCGATTATTTGCAACTTGACTGCCTCTCAGTCCTTCAGCTTCAGACCAACGAGCACCAGTAGAAAGACAAACTTTTACAACGGTGGATAAGTGTTCGTATTTGGCATTGCTGCACTCCTCTAATAACAGAGGTATTTCTTCAGGATAAAGGAAGGCTAGTTCAGTATCTTGTGTCTTAAATGGTTCAAGTCCCTCAATAGGATTTGGATGACTCCACTCTCCAAGCTTCTTTAATTGCGAGAATACTGAGTGTAAATAAGCGTGTTCATGATTGACGGTATTAGCTTTAACTTTAGTCTTTGTACCTTGTAGATCTTCAATTTCACCATCAAGACGCATTTGTCGAAAACTAGCAAAATCATTCAGCGTCATTTTGCTTGCGATAGGGTTTTTTAAGCCATTACAAATTAGTTGAAGTCTTCTTAAGCGCATATCCAGGGCGGGATCGCGCTTTAGGTCTTGAAAAAAATAATTAAAGAAATTTTGAACTTTCCTCTATAACGATGATCAGATCGACAAATGAATACTGATTTGAGCCTGATTATGGACGTAATGAAAGAGATTGAGCAAATTGAAGACCATCGTGTAGAAGCCAATAAAGAGTATGATTTAGCGGATATTATTTTTCTTACTATTGCCGCAGTGCTTTGCGGTGCGACAGGGTGGAAAGCCATCAACATTTTTGGGGAAGCTCAATTAGATTGGTTAAGACAATACCGTCCATTTAGTAACGGTATCCCGACAAGACATTCAATTGGAAGAATAATTAGAGGTGTTAAAGCCGAAAGTATGATGTCTTGCTTTATTAACTTTTCCAACACATTACGGGAACGAGATGGTAAAGAGCATATCAGCTTTGATGGTAAAGTGGCTTGTGGTTCTAAGCACGGGGATAACGTAGCAGCGCTTCAACTAATGACGGCAATGGTTGTGGATAATGGACTGATAATACGTCAAAAAGAAACGTCGACTAAAACGAACGAAATCCCTGTAATGCAATCCATGCTAAAACACATGGACATTGAAAATGCAGTTATTACCGCTGACGCCATGCACTGCCAGAAAGAAACTACAGCCTTAATACGTGAGGGAAAAGGTGATTACGTTCTTCAAGTGAAAAAGAATCAAGGTAAATTACTTGCTGAAATTGAAGCTTATTTTCATAAGTGCTATAGAGATACACCAGAGCTTTTAAAAAAGAATCACTTTACAGAATTAGACGGTGAGCACGGACGAATTAATGAAAGACATTATCGCCTTTTGCCAATTACAAATTGGTTTGACGAAACAGCTAAATTTGTAGGCAGTCATGCCGTTGTTGAAGTCACTCGAATGCGAGAGCTGAAGAATAAATCAAGTCAAGAAACGTCTTACTACATAACTTCGTTAGCCAGTGATGTGAAAGATATCGCTAAATATATACGGAAGCATTGGGCAATTGAAAATAGTCAGCATTGGGTTCTCGATGTCACTTTTAAAGAGGATGCCTGTAAAATTTATGCTGATGATGGTGCAAAAAATTTGGCTACAATCAGAAGAAAGATTTTGAACTTAGTTAAAAGTCACTCTTCAAAAGACAGTGTTGCTGGCAAGATGCAGAGAGCCTGCTGGGATGCAAAATTTAGGGCTGAGATTTTGTTTGGTGAATATTTCATCAAAGCATAATCCCGCCCTGAGCGCATATCAGGATCAGCAAGTTGTTGGCCATGAAGTTCATGCCATCGATTGATGAGTTCTGATAGCCTTCTATTATCGACTTTATCACCCAACCAAGGCTTATCATCTACAGCTTTTAGTGTGTGCAGCTCAAAAGCTTGGGCTTCGCTTTTTGTAGCGAATCTTTTTCTGACACGCTTTTCGTTACGCCCATTTGGATAACATTCACAAAGCCAAGGTTTGGCACTGCTATCTTTTAAATTACGAACTGACATATGAATCATTTCCAACTTAAAACGAACGATTGAATAAGATTATCTTGGAAGATAAGGTCATTAATCTGAGCATACCCAAGAACCACTCAGCAGTCTTCTATAATTAGGTATATTTAATGTTTACTTTCTGCCAGTTCAAACATGTCAGTATAGTCACGAAATGAGTTTGGAGATAAAAGACAGTCAAAAGACAAATTTTATTTAACCCAAAATTATTTCGAATAATTCGAATACTTGACTTTTTTTCGAATATTTCGGATAATTGTGTTATTAGTCCATTTTTATTAGGAAAAGTATTATGGCAATTACAATACCGAGTGCGGAAGAAGTTGCTTTAGCAAAACTTGGTAGTCAGGAGCTTTCAGCATTTATTGATGTTGATGGTAGCCCACAAAAAATTAGTGTTCTTGATAAAGCAGGGCAAAAGCATGAAGTGAGTTTACCAGCGAGTGCATTAAAACTGATGGTTGATATATTAACTGAACTAGGTCAGGGTAATTCTGTGAATATCACACCAATTCATGCTGAACTTACGACTCAAGAAGGTGCTGACATGCTCAATATGTCACGTCCTACGTTTATTAAATTATTGGATAACTTGGCAATTCCTTTTCACCGTAAGGGTAATAGGAGAAAAGTCGCTTTCTCTGATGTGTTAGCTTACAAGCAGTCTCTTAAAGATAAAAGACTTGAAGCTTTAGACGAACTTTCAGCGCTAGATCAGGAATTAGGTATGGGTTACTAATGGCTACCTACACCGTAATCTTTGATGCATGCGTAATGTACCCAGCACCTTTACGCAGTCTATTGATGTATTTAGCAAACACTGACTTATTCAGGGCTCGCTGGACTGATCAAATTCACGATGAATGGATTAGAAATCTTCTAAATAATAACCCCTCAGTAACTGAAGCTGGATTAGATAAAGTACGGAAGCTAATGAACTCTCATATTCCTGATTGTTTGATTGAAGGCTACGAAACCCTAATAGACGGGATCACTCTGCCAGATGTAGATGATAGACATGTAGTAGCAGCTGCAATCAAAGGGCAAGCTGAGTCAATCATTACATTCAACCTCAAAGACTTTCCTTCTTCAGCACTTGATGTATACGATATTTATGCTGTTCATCCAGATGAATTCTTAAGTGATATGTTTGAACTTGATGCAAGTAAAGTTATTGACGCAGCTCGAAAGCATAGAGCTAGTCTAAGAAAACCAGCTTTAACAGCCAATGAATACCTTGATTGTTTGCAACGGCAGAAGCTACCAAACTTTGTTTCGAAGCTGAGAAGCTTTGCTATTACGATTTGATGTCAGCTGCAAATATTAGTTAGCTATTCAATGCAGGGTAGCACCGTAACTTGAACAGAACTCGAAACTATAAATACCCGTTTAGAAAAAGAAGCTCCATATTGCGATGAAGACAGAAAGTTTTTTGACGGAGCAAAATAGAATTGTTTCTTTGGAAGAAAATAAAAACAGAAATTAATCACCACTCAAAACCGAAACCACCTTGCCATGTACTTGGGTGGTTTCTCTGTTTACCACATACTTCTCATTACCATCGTAAAAATAGGTGTTGCCGTCAGGTTGCAGCTTTAATTCACCGACCTGATAAGCACCGTTAACGCTGAAAAGATATTGGCCTTTGGTGATAACTTGTTGTTGAGTGTTGATGAATAACAGATTACCTGACTGCTCAAGTGCGTAATCATTCTGAGTGATCCCGAAACGGGTGTAGAAGTTTGAGTCTACGGTTAACTCTTCACTCTTTACCAATTCACCATTGCTGATCACAAAGATAGGTAACTGGAATAATTCATCATTATGAACTTCTTTTGTAAAGTGCTGAGTTGTTTTAGTTAAAGAGTTCGATTCAGCTTTTTGGAATATATCTGGTACGCCGCTTCCTTCACCAAAGCATAGATACTCAAGTGGAACGCCTGTGGCTAAATTGATTCGCACCAGTGTTTCATAAGGGGTGGTATTTCTGGTCTGCCAAGTAGAAAAGGTGCCGGGATGAGTATCTAAGACTTCAGCTAATTCCAGTCGATTGCGGACACCAAAAAGTCTTATAAGTCGCTCTACGATAGTCTTTCCACCGTCAGCTTCAACTTGTCTAGTTAACTTTTGATGAAAATCTGAACTTTTTATCTTGACTAGATTGCTCACTGGATCAATAATCTCTGTCGTTCGTTGAATTGTCATCTTTCAATCGCCTACCACAGCAAGTTTGAAAGGCAGTTGTGATAAGGATACATATAAATGAGTGAAATTGCGATTCAAATAGCTGTACCTTACTTGACTATAGAGCAATACTCTAACTTTTCAGGCATTCCTGAAAACACGATACGCTCCATGATCCAGCAAGGACGGCTTCCTATCAGAAGCAAAATCAAATCCAAAGAAAAACCCTTAATAAATTTATTGGCGCTTATGCGAGAAGCCAATGATCAAGTTGTATAACTTTTATATTCTAACGACTCACTAACTTAGTCTTTAGAAGTTTAAAGTAAAGTTGAGGTAATGAATATGTTTGCAAGTGATAAGTATATACAGTGTCACGTAGACAGTGCATACAGGGAATTTGCCGCAGAGGAAAACATCAAGGAAGTTGCATTAGCGGCAGGTTTTCAAAATCCACAAATTTTACGGAATAAACTTTCGTTAAAACATACTCATCGGTTGACTGTGTATGAGCTAGTCAAAATTGTAAAAGCCAGCGGTAACCGTTGCATCATTGATGGGATTCTTTTAGAGGTAGATTGTCAGCCATCTCAGCCTTATCAAGATTGGCAGCAAGCAGAATCACAGTCATTTGAAGACTGCTTATCGCAGACTTACGTTGAGCTAGGTACGTTGTCAGCCATATTTTCTCAGGTCAAACAGGCACGAGGTTTAACGATTGATAAACGACACCAGATGATTAAACGCCTGAATGTCTTAATCAATGAGTTTAGGCAACTGATCCAACGTGTCGAAGATAAATGCCCGATTTCTCCATTAGTTGAAATGGGTAGTACACATTCAAGGCTAAAAGCCGCCTCCTAAAAGGAGAATGCACTATGTATCATTCTGCAGATTCTTATACAGAATTGAGGGAGCAGCAAAGAGCAAATGAATGCAAGAGAGCAGCGGGTGACATAGCAATTCAAGCTATGCGAGCCAAACTCGGCAAAAATAGCATTGCCAGCCACTTTGACAAGCTAAGCAAAGCACAGAAAAAACTGCTGCTTCATTATGCTGGAATTAATGCAGATCTACTCTGGGAACACCAATTTTCAGAGTTTGACCGCAAGCAACGAAACGAGATCCGCCACGCCATTATTGAAGTAACCAACTTAGCGCATATCTTTGACAAAGTGAGCTTGTGTAAAGACCAATGCCACTTCCAACAATCCATTTCATCAAAACCTAAATTTCGTATATCAAGCGGCTAAATAACCCGAATTTACCGCTAACTCAACACCTTAATTCACTTTATAGGAGAATGCTTATGCCTTCCTACGCCTTTGATCTATCTAAAAATCAGCATGTGGCGGTTCGTCGTTTAATGGCTGAGGTATACACCAAGTTTACACTTGCCATTCGTCAGCAACATTTTACCTGTGCTCATAAATACTCAGGTATGGCTTCAGCATTAGTTCGGGTTTGTTTAGTGGTGCTGAACGATTACGAACTGTATCTCATGTGTGAACTGCTTGCTGACGTTCTACAAGCTCAAATGGAATATCACCAATACCTCAAAGCTGCTTAATGTTGTGATGGCATTGGATAACCTGCAATGGACATTAATGAATTTGAGGAGCAAACAAGAATATCGTTGTCTGCGGTATTCACAGGCTCTGCTAATGCAGATTTACAATGTGTGCTGACTTATCTTGCGTCTATTCCTGATGAGCTAGCCTTTCCATTATTACTCGGTTTCATCGGTCAATATCCCAAACTCTCTGAACTCCAAATTCAAAATGTTAAACGTGATATCGAAGTAAAAGCGCACAATATCGAAACCAATCTCAAGTGGATGAAAAAGTTATTACAACGCATCCCAGATGATCCCGCCCGTACACTGAAAAATGAATATCTACGCAGATATAAAAAATACCCTAATGGACGCAGCTCCAATATCTGGCTCAGGAAAAGCGTCGAGTTTATCGATAAGGTGATGCGCAAATTTCCAGTGCCACTGTATTACCTGAGTACAGAAGCTAGACGCACAGAAATCGCACATAAATGGTCGAGCAGCTGCTCACTTGAACTTGAAAGAGTTACAGAGCAGAGAAGCAAATCTGTTGATGCCATTGAACTAATAACTGCTGTAAAGCAACCCGCAGATCTTTGGGGTTTCTGTCCTTGCTTACCGAACCTAAAGAAGATGAAACAAAAGCAAGAGCAGGGCAAAGATATCTCAGACGAGCTCGATATTATTGCCAGAGCACTGGCTCGACTGATTGATGAAAAGTGGTGGTTAAGCCAACTCGAAAAGGCATACAAACAATTCAAAGAGCACGCCGCTATTATCGTCGGGAAAGTCCGAAGTGGCGTCTCGCCTTATGTCTCTTATAAAACACTGATTGACTATCAAGCTCGTAAAACAGCGAACAGCAACTGGATAAAAATGATGATGGTGGTTAATGAGGAGCATGAATTAGAGCTGCCATTAATCGAGGCTGTTAAAGCATCTATTTCCAATCCTGAAAATCGACGAACTGAGTTGATGGTCAGAATGCGAGGCTTTGAACAACTAGCCGAAGAGCATGGTTATATCGGTGAGTTTTATACTTGGACGGCACCCTCAAAGTACCACAGCTGGACTAAAAATGATTCAGGCAGAAGCTATGCTAATGCCGCTTATCAAGGTGCAACACCACGAGACACACAGCAATACCTTTGTAAACAATGGGCGAAAGTCAGAGCTAAGTTTGAACGGGAAAAAATTGAGCCCTTTGGCTTTCGGGTAGTTGAACCACACCATGATGGAACACCACACTGGCACTTATTGCTGTTCTTTAAGCCAGAACAAGTTGAACTGGCTCGGCAGATTATTTGTGAATATGCGGTTCAGCACGATAAAGAAGAACTCAACATAAAAGACAACAACTTTACGCCAGATGATTGCAGCCCACGCTTTGATTACAAAACCATAGATCCAGCTCAAGGCAGTGCCACAGGCTACCTTGCCAAATACATCGCCAAGAACATTGATGGTGCTTATGTCGATGTGGATTATGAGGCCGAAAGCTCAGGTAAACACGCTGCTGAAGGTGTCGCAGCTTGGGCAAGCACATGGCGAATTCGGCAGTTTCAACAAATCGGTGGAGCGCCCGTTACGGTATGGCGAGAGTTAAGGCGCTTAAGAAAGGCCATCGTCAAAGATGATGTTCTAGAGCGTGCCAGAAAAGCCGCCGATGCTGCTAATTGGCAAGGTTACATTGAGGCTAATGGTGGTCTTGGTTGTAAGCGAGGAAATCGCCCTGTAAAACTCGCCAAAATCGTCAATGAAGCTGCCAATCGTTATGGTGAGGATATCATCAAAATCATTGGTGTAATGGCGAACACCAAAGTCGAAACTCGACTTGAAGGTTGGAAGCTTCAAAAAGCCGAACCAGAAAATACTGAAGCCAAAGTAGATGCTCAATGCGATGAAGCCGTTTGCTCTTTAAGCAGCGACAACTGCGCCTCTTGGAGATCTGACAATAACTGTACGGAGGGAATTGCTTTTGCTAATTTCGAAGAGCAACAACGTCACAATTCCCTAGCTGTTTTTCATGATTCTGGGTAAATGGAAAAGGTTCGTCAGTTTATTAATAGTTGTTTGTTGAATGTAGCTTCTTTGTTCGCATTTAATGCTAACGAAGTACGCTGCTTAAAGGAGTTCATGTTCAGTGATATCCCCGTGAACCAACTCATTTGTGGACAAAAGCAAGTTAGTGTAATTACTCAATAAACTTCATTCTACACAAAAAAGTAAGTTGGTGTATTTAGTCTATGTTAAGCACCTTTTGTCCTTCAAGCCCTATAACTCACTGAGGCGTGGTTAAAAGCTAAACTAATCATTGTGTTGGAGAACAGAAAACATGTTTGCGTGTCGATATCCATCCCACAAAATCTCTCTGACTTTAAGGGGTTCTCTTAAGCATGTCAGAAAGAGTATTTTCGTCATTGTCACGACTTATGAATACAGATGTAGATTCACCATCATCAGACGTTTCATAAAAAACAATATTCTCTGAATACCAACCTTGATCTTTCATTGCAAATATAAAGTTTGTTGAAATATCTACATTGGAATTTTGCTGTGATGGTAGTAACTCAACAGCGCACCACCTTTCTTTACATTTTACCTCGGTAATACCTAAAGATTGTAGGTTTTCATTATCATTAATTAGAGACCAAAGATTCTCTTCTTGCTTAGGAGCCCATTCGTAATCTACTTCTTGATGAACAAAATTACTTTCTAAACTGTCATACACAGATACACCAGATTGCATTGCACTAATGATGATCTCATCAGCAGTTTTTTGAGGCTTATAGTTTTTTTCCTCGTTAATAACTGGTTGTTTTATAACGACTTGATCTGGATTGTCTGAGTTTGTGTTATGAGTTATTACTTTCACAAGCTTACGATTAGCCAACTCTAATTTTTTTGATAGCATTAAATTCTGTTGCTTCAGATCTAAAACTAATTGTTCAAGCTGATAGATACTTTTCATGCTGAGTTGTAATTCATCGGAAAGTTTTTTGGCATTCTCAGATGAGTCTATTTGAAGTAAAACCTCACCTGATTCCTTTTGAACAACGAGTAAATAAATTAAAGCAATAAATGCAAACAAAATTAAAGTGGCTAATGTTTTTTTCATCGTTTGATATCCTATTGACCGCCAGGTCCTGGTTGAGCAACAAGTGCTCTACATGATCCAGAACTTAAGTCGCAAATAACACAGAAATTATTAACGCAATGCACGCATTGTGTTGAAGTGCAAACTGAACTTGATGTAGTTCCTGCCAAAGCTCCAAAAGATATAGCCAACAGAGAAAATCCTAGTTTTTTCAATGACATTGATATATTCCTCTATACTTTAGTTTTTAATAAGATGATATTTTCAATATAGCCAAATATCGATACAGCAGGATTTTAAAAATCAAATCATTGACAAAAAAATATTGCCACAAATCAGTTGTTATGTAAATGTTGATTTAAATTTGTTATTAGGATGCTCTTTCGGATGAAAATTATTAAGAACACTATATTAATTGCTTTGCTTGGACTGTTAGGTTTTTTTTCAACATGGAGTATTAACTATTTCAATTCCCCAGAAAGTGTATTTATTGGCGATTATTCAAATCATTTCGAAGGAACGGAAAAGAAAGTGTTATTTTACGGAACAAACTGGTGTAAGTACTGCCAAAATGCCCGAGAATTCTTTAAAAGAAATAAGATAGACTATTATGAATATAACCCTGAAGTGGATGACGTTGTAATGGAAAAGTATAAATCTCTTGGGGTTAAAGGTTACCCAGCCGTTATTATAGGCAATAAATTAATACTTGGATTCAATGAAGATGAAATCAGAAGAGCTTTAAGTGAAATTTAAATTTATCACTTACTGCGCAATTTGAACAACTTAAGAGATTCACTATTGGCAATAAATACGGCTTGTACCATACCGTTATAACAAGTTGTGAGCACAGAATGAATTGTGTTTGATATGTTAAATGGCGTTAAATGGTAATTTACACAATCAAGATGGGATATATGTGTAAGCCCTTGATAAATAACAAGTAAAACTCTAAGGGCTGTTAATCTTTTCTCGGTTTTTATTCACCTGAGTGGTTTTGTACTTTTTATTCGCTATTTACTTGTATAATAAGATGTCTTGCAAAGAATTAGGAGTGTTAAAAGCGACAAATACATCAACCGTATGAGTTTCATACAAAGATCAACGCTCCCTAAGCAATATGCCTGTAAAAATAATATAGCAGATACCCCACACTTTAAGGTGACGGTGGATCTTTTATTAGATCTAAATTTACCATAATGCGTTTTGCGCACTTCCACACAAAAGTCATCTTAATGTAAAATTACAACTAACCTCTCAAATGAACACATTATCTTGATATAAAACGACAGATTTAAATTAGTTAGTGGGTGGTTATTTTCACCACAACGTCACTTGAGCCAATTCTCTGGCACGAGCCACAATAAATGTCAACCTAAACGTTTACTTTTCGTACGAAAAGGTGGTCGGCTGAAAATGATTTTTAACTACTAAACATTAGAAATAGTATTG contains:
- a CDS encoding ISAs1 family transposase; its protein translation is MNTDLSLIMDVMKEIEQIEDHRVEANKEYDLADIIFLTIAAVLCGATGWKAINIFGEAQLDWLRQYRPFSNGIPTRHSIGRIIRGVKAESMMSCFINFSNTLRERDGKEHISFDGKVACGSKHGDNVAALQLMTAMVVDNGLIIRQKETSTKTNEIPVMQSMLKHMDIENAVITADAMHCQKETTALIREGKGDYVLQVKKNQGKLLAEIEAYFHKCYRDTPELLKKNHFTELDGEHGRINERHYRLLPITNWFDETAKFVGSHAVVEVTRMRELKNKSSQETSYYITSLASDVKDIAKYIRKHWAIENSQHWVLDVTFKEDACKIYADDGAKNLATIRRKILNLVKSHSSKDSVAGKMQRACWDAKFRAEILFGEYFIKA
- a CDS encoding PIN domain-containing protein; translation: MATYTVIFDACVMYPAPLRSLLMYLANTDLFRARWTDQIHDEWIRNLLNNNPSVTEAGLDKVRKLMNSHIPDCLIEGYETLIDGITLPDVDDRHVVAAAIKGQAESIITFNLKDFPSSALDVYDIYAVHPDEFLSDMFELDASKVIDAARKHRASLRKPALTANEYLDCLQRQKLPNFVSKLRSFAITI
- the prfH gene encoding peptide chain release factor H, coding for MILLQLSAGQGPTECCKAVGLAIKLIQKQCSDKKVQFNLVEVISAQESGCFKSVLMQFDSVPKEIAKQFAQSWQGAMLWVCQSKYRPKHKRKNWFFSGQVYEVNDIDLDNAITYQACRSSGAGGQHVNTTDSAVRATHTATGISVRVESERSQHSNKRLAKALISQKLELAKHEAMSQQDKTRWQQHWELQRGNPVKVFKGEKFLLSN
- a CDS encoding phage regulatory CII family protein is translated as MFASDKYIQCHVDSAYREFAAEENIKEVALAAGFQNPQILRNKLSLKHTHRLTVYELVKIVKASGNRCIIDGILLEVDCQPSQPYQDWQQAESQSFEDCLSQTYVELGTLSAIFSQVKQARGLTIDKRHQMIKRLNVLINEFRQLIQRVEDKCPISPLVEMGSTHSRLKAAS
- a CDS encoding phage integrase — its product is MIHMSVRNLKDSSAKPWLCECYPNGRNEKRVRKRFATKSEAQAFELHTLKAVDDKPWLGDKVDNRRLSELINRWHELHGQQLADPDMRSGRDYALMKYSPNKISALNFASQQALCILPATLSFEE
- a CDS encoding helix-turn-helix domain-containing protein, producing the protein MAITIPSAEEVALAKLGSQELSAFIDVDGSPQKISVLDKAGQKHEVSLPASALKLMVDILTELGQGNSVNITPIHAELTTQEGADMLNMSRPTFIKLLDNLAIPFHRKGNRRKVAFSDVLAYKQSLKDKRLEALDELSALDQELGMGY
- a CDS encoding phage integrase, coding for MRLRRLQLICNGLKNPIASKMTLNDFASFRQMRLDGEIEDLQGTKTKVKANTVNHEHAYLHSVFSQLKKLGEWSHPNPIEGLEPFKTQDTELAFLYPEEIPLLLEECSNAKYEHLSTVVKVCLSTGARWSEAEGLRGSQVANNRITFTKTKGKKNRTVPISDELANELPRARGQLFRPCRKSFQEAVKRAKIILPEGQMTHVLRHTFASHFMMNGGNILVLKEILGHSDIKDTMRYAHFAPTHLEDAISKNPLASL
- a CDS encoding DNA-binding protein, which translates into the protein MSEIAIQIAVPYLTIEQYSNFSGIPENTIRSMIQQGRLPIRSKIKSKEKPLINLLALMREANDQVV
- a CDS encoding helix-turn-helix domain-containing protein, which translates into the protein MTIQRTTEIIDPVSNLVKIKSSDFHQKLTRQVEADGGKTIVERLIRLFGVRNRLELAEVLDTHPGTFSTWQTRNTTPYETLVRINLATGVPLEYLCFGEGSGVPDIFQKAESNSLTKTTQHFTKEVHNDELFQLPIFVISNGELVKSEELTVDSNFYTRFGITQNDYALEQSGNLLFINTQQQVITKGQYLFSVNGAYQVGELKLQPDGNTYFYDGNEKYVVNRETTQVHGKVVSVLSGD
- a CDS encoding RNA ligase RtcB family protein — translated: MGKSVQNLTDNVSLIASEDTWIEGLAIQQLIKTSELDGMHCVAGMPDLHPGRGYPIGAAFFNTRKVYPALVGNDIGCGMSLWQTSTKVSKLNLDKLSKRFGHIEQPLEDSWSATVETRKYEKNIKTDGFDHALGTIGGGNHFAEFQAIDEVFCQESIDLLKLNPRQLQLLVHSGSRGFGQSILMEHISLHNHNGLIIGSSDFQEYLAKHDEAVSWAELNRELIAKRFMEAIRTQGHCSLDVNHNLVSPKCIDDTDGWLHRKGATPSDNGFVVIPGSRGDYSYLVKPLRNPNASQSTNLFSLAHGAGRKWKRGECQGRLSNKYKREDLYRTALGSRVICGNKELLYDEAPQAYKKCESVISDMVDAGLIEVVAKLRPVLTFKTNGDCSA